In Zingiber officinale cultivar Zhangliang chromosome 8B, Zo_v1.1, whole genome shotgun sequence, a single genomic region encodes these proteins:
- the LOC122015544 gene encoding transcription factor MYB87-like, which yields MGRAPCCDNANVKKGPWSPEEDAKLISYIHQHGTGGNWIALPHKIGLKRCGKSCRLRWLNYLRPDIKHGAFSDEEDRIILDLYMAIGSRWSIIASQLPGRTDNNVKNYWNTRLKKKLFGKTPREPAGAGRGRSKEANIKAADGDEASNSVIAVYPSCSDWTQTQPGNPLSLSTQIGPGPSTISQQQLFDEPAGIGSSGSGSSQENLNLHGGDFSSTELDEILIRFGQGIDGPYDVKSSVTSNLNQMENLNWIDDLDVSWLVID from the exons ATGGGAAGAGCGCCGTGCTGCGACAATGCCAACGTCAAGAAAGGCCCCTGGTCGCCGGAGGAGGACGCCAAGCTCATTTCCTACATCCACCAACACGGCACCGGCGGTAACTGGATCGCCCTCCCCCACAAGATCG GCCTGAAACGTTGCGGCAAGAGCTGCCGCCTCCGATGGCTCAACTACCTCCGCCCCGACATCAAGCACGGCGCCTTCTCCGACGAGGAAGACCGAATCATTCTCGACTTGTACATGGCCATCGGTAGCAG GTGGTCTATAATTGCCTCCCAATTGCCCGGTCGGACCGACAACAACGTCAAGAACTACTGGAACACCCGGCTCAAGAAGAAGCTCTTCGGCAAGACGCCAAGAGAGCCCGCCGGTGCTGGCCGCGGCCGGAGCAAAGAAGCTAATATTAAGGCTGCTGACGGGGATGAGGCTTCTAATTCCGTTATTGCAGTTTATCCCAGCTGCAGCGACTGGACGCAGACGCAACCGGGTAATCCACTGTCGTTGTCGACCCAGATTGGACCGGGTCCATCTACGATTTCCCAGCAACAATTGTTTGATGAACCGGCCGGAATTGGCTCGTCCGGTTCTGGTTCCTCGCAGGAAAATTTAAATTTGCACGGTGGTGACTTCTCGTCGACCGAGCTCGATGAGATTCTGATCCGGTTCGGCCAGGGAATAGATGGCCCGTACGACGTCAAGAGCAGCGTAACTAGTAATCTTAATCAGATGGAGAACTTGAACTGGATCGACGATCTGGATGTGTCTTGGCTTGTTATTGATTAG
- the LOC122017999 gene encoding AP2-like ethylene-responsive transcription factor CRL5, translated as MKSMNNANSGTNNAWLGFSLSPHMNMEVAAADHRSHSSTDTFFVAPPLTGSSFIYGLGEGGGGLGYRHYSQVSSIPLLKSNGSSLCLMEALSRSQQQGMVASPSPKLEDFLGCGPNLGTHNREAATVLSLDLRHSLTSSASHILHHHFPHYQDAIFAPLTSHDTTYQVPMAAPVVPVASVGNGDLQSLSLSMSPVSQSSCVTAPQPFGPAKATDYGILDPTKKRGGQKHPVHHRKSIDTFGQRTSQYRGVTRHRWTGRYEAHLWDNSCKKEGQTRKGRQVYLGGYDMEEKAARAYDLAALKYWGTNTHINFPLEDYHEEIEEMKNMSRQEYVAHLRRKSSGFSRGASIYRGVTRHHQHGRWQARIGRVSGNKDLYLGTFSTQEEAAEAYDIAAIKFRSLNAVTNFNISRYDVEKIMASSTLLAGELARRTENVEAHGVAPSAHSSNREFDSTAENNTSCSDWKTTLYHCQSSDQTSQVLEEQNPKLITSISECQNEPFVNNLHSLVGAMDSSAQGINESGNLNIGQGFNSMPLVTGSRNSREGNPDRADVSLLFAKTPPKFVGHTLNSWMPSTQLRPGLPLPHMAMFAAWTDA; from the exons GGCTCTAGTTTCATCTATGGCCTCGGCGAGGGCGGAGGAGGATTAGGATACCGCCACTATTCTCAGGTCTCCTCCATTCCACTACTCAAGTCCAATGGCTCCTCGCTTTGCCTCATGGAAGCTCTCAGCAGATCCCAACAACAAG GAATGGTGGCATCTCCATCTCCCAAATTGGAAGATTTCTTAGGCTGTGGTCCAAACTTGGGGACCCACAACCGGGAAGCAGCAACGGTCTTAAGCTTGGACTTGAGACACTCTCTCACTTCCTCAGCCTCGCACATCCTCCATCACCACTTCCCCCACTACCAAGATGCCATCTTTGCTCCGCTCACCAGCCATGACACGACGTATCAGGTTCCGATGGCTGCTCCTGTCGTTCCGGTTGCTTCCGTGGGCAATGGGGATTTGCAGTCCTTGAGCCTGTCCATGAGCCCTGTTTCGCAGTCGAGCTGTGTCACGGCTCCACAGCCTTTTGGTCCGGCCAAAGCCACCGACTACGGGATCTTGGACCCTACCAAAAAGAGAGGAGGTCAAAAGCACCCTGTTCATCACCGCAAGTCGATTGATACATTTGGGCAGCGAACGTCTCAGTACAGGGGTGTCACCAG GCACAGGTGGACTGGAAGATATGAAGCTCATCTCTGGGACAATAGTTGCAAAAAAGAAGGGCAAACAAGGAAAGGAAGGCAAG TTTACTTGG GGGGGTATGACATGGAAGAGAAAGCTGCGAGAGCCTATGATTTGGCTGCTCTGAAGTATTGGGGCACAAACACTCATATCAACTTCCCG CTGGAAGATTACCATGAAGAAATTGAAGAAATGAAGAACATGAGCAGGCAGGAATATGTTGCTCATCTAAGAAG GAAGAGCAGTGGCTTTTCGCGTGGAGCATCGATATACCGGGGAGTCACCAG ACATCACCAACATGGAAGGTGGCAAGCTAGGATCGGGAGGGTCTCTGGAAATAAGGATCTTTATCTAGGAACCTTCA GTACTCAAGAGGAAGCGGCTGAAGCATATGACATTGCTGCGATCAAGTTCCGCAGCTTGAATGCTGTCACAAACTTTAACATTTCAAGATATGATGTGGAGAAGATCATGGCGAGTAGCACTCTTCTAGCTGGCGAACTCGCAAGAAGAACCGAGAACGTAGAGGCCCATGGTGTTGCTCCATCAGCTCATAGTAGCAACCGAGAGTTTGATTCTACTGCAGAAAACAACACAAGTTGCTCTGATTGGAAAACCACCCTCTATCACTGTCAGTCTTCCGACCAGACATCCCAAGTCCTCGAAGAACAAAACCCGAAACTCATAACTAGCATTTCTGAATGCCAAAATGAACCCTTTGTTAACAACCTTCACAGCCTAGTCGGAGCCATGGATAGCTCAGCGCAAGGTATCAATGAGTCAGGCAATCTGAACATCGGACAAGGATTTAACTCCATGCCACTTGTTACGGGCTCGAGAAACTCTCGagaaggaaatccagatagggCAGATGTTTCCTTGCTCTTCGCCAAGACTCCACCAAAGTTCGTGGGTCATACATTGAATTCATGGATGCCGTCAACACAGCTAAGGCCTGGACTGCCCTTGCCGCACATGGCAATGTTTGCCGCTTGGACAGATGCCTAA